From Rhizobium sp. NZLR1, a single genomic window includes:
- a CDS encoding DUF1839 family protein — MGLSRSMTSVFSGIDPETYRQHALHSGERTWPETNCYVDLWIEVLATSGVAPEAMLGFTLTQDFEGDQFTFFKVPLEDLEALYGIRATELAIYDRVERHVEVQIARGRLCLIEMDSFYMPDTRGTAYLLEHGKTTVAINRLDVAAKRVDYFHNAGYFRLEGEDFNGLFQLQLTENEPPFLPYAEFARFPEKPADEKYLRATARRLAGVHFNRRPSENPIRAFASVFPQQVEAVAERPFGFFHKYAFNTLRQVGANFELAADYLVWLSADEFAAAAEHARRISDTAKSVQFQLARAIARRKFEPLQAALDPAADAWDSMMASLAGRI, encoded by the coding sequence GTGGGGTTGAGCCGGTCGATGACATCGGTATTTTCGGGAATCGACCCGGAGACCTATCGTCAGCACGCGCTGCATTCCGGCGAGCGTACCTGGCCGGAAACCAATTGCTATGTCGATCTCTGGATCGAGGTGCTGGCGACCTCAGGCGTTGCGCCCGAGGCGATGCTCGGTTTCACCCTGACGCAGGATTTCGAGGGCGACCAGTTCACCTTCTTCAAGGTGCCGCTCGAAGATCTCGAAGCGCTCTACGGCATTCGCGCGACCGAGCTTGCCATTTACGACCGCGTCGAACGCCATGTCGAAGTTCAGATCGCGCGGGGCCGTCTCTGCCTGATCGAGATGGATTCCTTCTACATGCCGGATACGCGCGGGACCGCCTACCTGTTGGAGCACGGCAAGACGACGGTGGCCATCAACCGGCTGGATGTTGCCGCCAAGCGTGTCGATTATTTCCACAATGCCGGCTATTTCCGCCTCGAAGGCGAGGATTTCAACGGGCTGTTCCAGCTGCAGCTGACGGAGAATGAGCCGCCGTTCCTGCCCTATGCGGAATTTGCCCGGTTCCCGGAAAAGCCCGCTGATGAAAAGTATCTGCGCGCGACCGCCCGGCGGCTTGCCGGCGTTCATTTCAACAGGCGTCCCAGCGAAAATCCGATCCGTGCATTTGCAAGCGTTTTTCCGCAGCAGGTCGAAGCGGTGGCGGAGCGGCCGTTCGGCTTCTTCCACAAATATGCCTTCAATACGCTTCGCCAGGTGGGCGCCAATTTCGAGCTGGCGGCCGATTATCTGGTCTGGCTTTCTGCTGATGAATTCGCCGCGGCCGCCGAGCATGCCCGGCGCATTTCGGATACGGCGAAATCCGTGCAGTTCCAGCTTGCCCGTGCCATCGCTCGCCGGAAGTTCGAACCGCTGCAGGCAGCCCTTGATCCGGCTGCCGATGCATGGGATTCCATGATGGCGTCGCTTGCGGGGCGAATCTGA
- a CDS encoding amino acid--[acyl-carrier-protein] ligase, producing the protein MDMQTSFLDRLFEAGLLIDTGIDGLYGRSGQFEEVIAAFERLIDTFGGADGAEAMRFPPGMNRAFFETSGYMKSFPQLAGTVHSFCGSELDHVSLLQCMEVGEDWTKGQEATDIVLTPAACYPLYPTIAKRGNLPKTGGLFDLQSYCFRHEPSKDPARQQLFRMREYVCMGTEEHVTDFRQRWMDRGVEMMKAVGLEVTIDIANDPFFGRAGKMLANNQRDQNLKFELLIPITSTANPTACMSFNYHQDAFGTKWGLNLEDGSVAHTACVGFGLERIALALFHHHGLDVKEWPASVRKALWG; encoded by the coding sequence ATGGATATGCAGACCTCGTTTCTGGACCGGCTTTTCGAAGCCGGGCTGCTGATCGATACCGGCATCGATGGGCTCTATGGCCGCAGCGGCCAGTTCGAAGAGGTGATCGCTGCCTTCGAGCGCCTAATCGACACGTTCGGCGGCGCCGACGGCGCGGAGGCCATGCGCTTTCCGCCCGGCATGAACCGCGCCTTCTTCGAGACGAGCGGCTACATGAAGAGTTTTCCGCAGCTCGCCGGCACGGTGCACAGCTTCTGCGGCAGCGAACTGGATCATGTCAGTCTGCTGCAATGCATGGAGGTCGGCGAGGACTGGACCAAGGGGCAGGAGGCGACCGACATCGTGTTGACGCCGGCCGCCTGTTATCCACTCTATCCAACGATCGCCAAGCGCGGCAACCTGCCGAAGACGGGCGGCCTCTTCGACCTGCAATCCTATTGCTTCCGCCACGAACCGTCGAAGGATCCGGCCCGCCAGCAGCTGTTTCGCATGCGCGAATATGTCTGCATGGGCACCGAAGAGCACGTTACCGATTTCCGCCAGCGCTGGATGGATCGCGGTGTCGAGATGATGAAGGCCGTCGGCCTCGAGGTGACGATCGATATCGCCAACGATCCGTTCTTCGGCCGCGCCGGCAAGATGCTCGCCAACAACCAGCGCGACCAGAACCTGAAATTCGAACTGCTGATCCCGATCACCTCGACCGCCAATCCGACCGCCTGCATGAGCTTCAACTACCATCAGGATGCCTTCGGGACGAAATGGGGTCTCAATCTTGAAGACGGCAGTGTCGCCCACACCGCCTGCGTCGGCTTCGGACTGGAGCGCATCGCGCTGGCTCTCTTCCATCATCACGGGCTCGATGTGAAGGAATGGCCGGCCAGCGTACGGAAAGCGCTGTGGGGTTGA
- a CDS encoding acyl-CoA dehydrogenase family protein yields the protein MNFPVKIMQDGLVARVARVVEIAAKHADAVDVEARFPREAVDAMKAERLLGIQVPRQFGGESASITEIAELCSMLGQACAASAMVFAMHHIKLSSLVEHGADSEWHRDFMRRIAADQLLIASATTEGGIGGNLRNSICAVEVDGDTCRLEKDATVISYGSHADAILITSRAHAQAASSDQVLTAFLKDQYTLEKTHVWNTLGMRGTCSDGFLFKGQASAHQILPKPFAEIAAQSMLASSHLLWSGVWYGIAVDAVVRAQAFVRAAARKAPDAQPPGALRLAEVSNLLQMVKSNVVAGLKAYEDAKVDVDRLSSMGFAVAMNNVKIASSETILEIVNHAMLICGIMGYKNGTPFSLGRHLRDAHSAQLMISNDRILGNTSSMLLVHKQDTSLLG from the coding sequence ATGAATTTCCCCGTCAAGATCATGCAGGACGGTCTTGTCGCAAGAGTGGCCCGCGTCGTCGAAATCGCGGCGAAACACGCCGATGCGGTCGACGTCGAAGCCCGCTTTCCGCGCGAAGCCGTGGATGCGATGAAGGCCGAAAGGCTGCTCGGCATCCAGGTGCCGCGCCAATTCGGCGGCGAATCCGCCTCGATCACCGAGATCGCCGAATTGTGCTCGATGCTCGGCCAGGCCTGCGCTGCAAGCGCCATGGTCTTCGCCATGCATCACATCAAGCTGTCGAGCCTTGTTGAACACGGTGCCGACAGCGAATGGCACCGCGACTTCATGCGCCGCATTGCCGCTGATCAGTTGCTGATCGCATCGGCCACCACCGAAGGTGGTATCGGCGGAAACCTTCGCAACAGCATTTGCGCGGTCGAGGTCGATGGTGACACCTGCCGCCTCGAAAAGGATGCGACCGTCATTTCCTACGGTTCACATGCCGACGCCATTCTCATCACCTCGCGTGCCCATGCGCAGGCGGCTTCCTCCGATCAGGTGCTGACGGCCTTCCTCAAGGACCAGTACACGCTCGAGAAAACGCATGTCTGGAATACGCTCGGCATGCGCGGCACCTGCTCCGACGGATTCCTCTTCAAGGGGCAAGCGTCGGCGCATCAGATCCTGCCGAAGCCTTTCGCGGAGATCGCCGCGCAATCCATGCTCGCCTCCTCGCATCTGTTGTGGAGCGGCGTCTGGTACGGCATCGCGGTCGACGCCGTCGTCCGCGCCCAGGCTTTCGTGCGCGCTGCCGCCCGCAAGGCGCCGGATGCGCAGCCGCCGGGCGCGCTGCGCCTGGCCGAGGTTTCGAACCTGCTGCAGATGGTGAAATCCAATGTGGTTGCCGGCCTCAAGGCCTATGAGGATGCCAAGGTCGATGTCGACCGGCTGTCTTCGATGGGATTTGCGGTGGCGATGAACAACGTCAAGATCGCCTCGTCCGAGACGATCCTGGAGATCGTCAACCACGCCATGCTGATCTGCGGCATCATGGGCTACAAGAATGGCACGCCCTTCAGCCTTGGACGCCATCTGCGCGACGCGCACTCCGCACAGCTGATGATTTCGAACGACCGCATCCTCGGCAATACGTCGAGCATGCTTCTTGTCCATAAGCAGGACACTAGCCTACTGGGGTGA
- a CDS encoding acyl carrier protein, with amino-acid sequence MNKTIRDLVAKFGKLPASIDQVADDADLYAAGLTSFASVQLMLGIEEAFDIEFPDNLLNRKSFASISAIARTVDLIRDSRKVA; translated from the coding sequence ATGAATAAGACAATCCGCGACCTCGTAGCCAAATTCGGCAAACTTCCTGCGTCGATCGACCAGGTCGCCGACGATGCCGACCTTTATGCGGCCGGTCTGACATCCTTTGCTTCGGTGCAGCTGATGCTTGGCATCGAAGAGGCGTTCGACATCGAATTTCCCGACAATCTCCTGAATCGCAAATCTTTCGCGAGCATCTCTGCCATCGCCAGGACCGTCGATCTCATCCGGGACAGCCGGAAGGTCGCCTGA
- a CDS encoding lysine-2,3-aminomutase-like protein has product MNAVKPLKSVDDLVMAGLVAPADRATLEQVAARYAIALTPVISELIDLTDPDDPIARQFVPDIAELTIAREERADPIGDHAHSPVEGIVHRYPDRVLLKAVHVCPVYCRFCFRREMVGPQGLGTLDAAAMQAAFDYIRGHEEIWEVILTGGDPLVLSPRRLHDIMQALAGIAHVKIVRFHTRVPVVDPGKIDAAMIAALKASGKTVYVALHANHVRELTAEARAACARLVDAGIAMVSQSVLLKGVNDDPDVLAALMKAFVEIRVKPYYLHHPDLAPGTGHFRVTIEEGQRIVAALRGQISGLCQPAYILDIPGGHGKAVVSGSAIRASGDGCYSVSDYRGGEHSYPPAD; this is encoded by the coding sequence ATGAATGCCGTCAAACCGCTCAAAAGCGTCGACGATCTGGTGATGGCAGGGCTGGTCGCGCCCGCCGATCGCGCAACGCTCGAGCAGGTTGCGGCGCGTTACGCGATCGCGCTGACACCTGTGATCAGCGAGCTCATCGACCTCACCGATCCTGATGATCCGATCGCACGGCAATTCGTGCCTGACATAGCCGAACTCACGATCGCCCGAGAAGAACGCGCCGATCCGATCGGCGATCATGCCCATAGCCCCGTCGAAGGCATCGTTCACCGCTATCCCGATCGTGTGTTGCTCAAGGCCGTGCATGTCTGCCCGGTTTATTGCCGCTTCTGCTTCCGGCGCGAAATGGTCGGGCCGCAGGGCCTCGGCACGCTCGATGCGGCGGCGATGCAGGCAGCTTTCGACTACATCAGAGGTCACGAGGAGATCTGGGAGGTCATCCTCACCGGTGGCGATCCGCTGGTGCTTTCTCCGCGCCGCCTCCATGATATCATGCAGGCACTTGCCGGGATCGCCCATGTGAAGATCGTGCGATTCCACACCCGCGTTCCTGTTGTCGATCCCGGGAAGATCGATGCGGCGATGATCGCCGCGCTGAAGGCGAGCGGCAAGACGGTCTATGTGGCGCTGCATGCCAACCATGTCAGAGAACTGACGGCGGAAGCGCGTGCTGCCTGCGCCCGCCTCGTCGATGCCGGCATCGCCATGGTCAGCCAGTCGGTGCTGCTCAAGGGCGTCAACGACGATCCCGACGTGCTTGCGGCACTGATGAAGGCCTTCGTCGAAATCCGCGTCAAACCCTATTACCTGCATCATCCTGATCTGGCGCCCGGCACCGGTCATTTCAGAGTGACGATCGAGGAGGGGCAGAGGATCGTCGCCGCGCTGCGAGGGCAGATTTCCGGTCTCTGCCAGCCGGCCTACATCCTCGATATACCGGGTGGTCACGGCAAGGCCGTTGTCAGTGGAAGCGCCATCCGGGCTAGCGGTGACGGGTGTTATTCCGTCTCGGATTATCGCGGCGGCGAACATTCCTATCCGCCCGCGGATTGA
- the epmA gene encoding EF-P lysine aminoacylase EpmA: protein MNSSAKVSPWWNPSVHADRRPFLIGRNAIQAALRGFFAREDFIEVDTAVLQISPGNEAHLHAFATEALTTDGQKAPFYLHTSPEFACKKLLAAGEERISCFAHVYRNRERGPLHHPEFTMLEWYRAGESYESLMMDCVRILALAAETVKTEKLAYRGGESDPFAGPERIGVAEAFERHAGIDLLASVAADGSTDRDHLAAEMKRAGMRVADDDGWADLFSRVLVEKIEPHLGFGRITILDEYPISEAALARPSPRDPRVAERFELYACGVELANGFGELTNAAEQRRRFEIEMAEKARVYDETYPIDEDFLAAVSLMREASGIALGFDRLVMLATGASRIDQVLWAPVAEYGR from the coding sequence ATGAACTCTTCGGCGAAAGTGTCCCCCTGGTGGAACCCGTCCGTACACGCCGATCGCCGTCCGTTCCTGATCGGGCGCAATGCGATCCAGGCGGCGTTGCGCGGGTTTTTCGCGCGCGAGGATTTCATCGAGGTGGATACGGCGGTGCTGCAGATCTCCCCGGGCAACGAGGCGCATCTGCATGCCTTCGCCACCGAAGCACTGACGACGGACGGGCAAAAGGCGCCATTCTATCTGCACACCTCGCCGGAATTCGCCTGCAAGAAGTTGCTTGCGGCGGGTGAGGAGCGCATCTCGTGTTTTGCCCATGTCTATCGCAATCGCGAGCGCGGGCCGCTGCACCATCCTGAATTCACCATGCTTGAATGGTATCGGGCCGGCGAAAGCTACGAGAGCCTGATGATGGATTGTGTGCGGATCCTGGCGCTCGCGGCCGAAACGGTAAAGACTGAAAAACTTGCCTATCGCGGTGGCGAAAGCGATCCCTTCGCCGGTCCGGAGCGGATTGGCGTTGCCGAAGCATTCGAGCGTCATGCCGGCATCGATCTTCTCGCCTCGGTCGCCGCCGACGGGTCGACCGATCGCGATCATCTGGCGGCAGAGATGAAGCGCGCCGGCATGCGTGTTGCCGATGACGATGGCTGGGCCGATCTGTTCAGCCGGGTGCTGGTCGAAAAGATCGAGCCGCATCTCGGCTTCGGCCGCATCACCATCCTCGACGAATATCCGATCTCGGAGGCTGCACTTGCGCGTCCCTCGCCACGCGATCCCAGGGTTGCCGAGCGGTTCGAACTCTACGCCTGCGGCGTCGAGCTTGCGAACGGCTTCGGCGAGCTCACCAATGCTGCCGAACAGCGCCGGCGGTTCGAGATCGAAATGGCCGAGAAGGCGCGTGTCTACGACGAAACCTATCCGATTGACGAGGACTTCCTTGCCGCAGTTTCGCTGATGCGTGAGGCAAGCGGCATCGCGCTCGGCTTCGACCGGCTGGTGATGCTGGCGACGGGAGCATCGCGCATCGATCAGGTGCTCTGGGCGCCGGTTGCGGAGTACGGAAGATGA
- the efp gene encoding elongation factor P codes for MVKVIASSVRKGNVLDVDGKLYVVLTAQNFHPGKGTPVTQVDMRRIVDGVKVAERWRTTEQVERAFVEDVSFQYLYQDGEGFHFMNPSNYDQVVVDVDTMGDQKVYLQEGMSCILSIYEGLPLALELPRHVTLEITETEPVVKGQTASSSYKPAILSNGVRAMVPPHINAGTRVVIATEDNSYVERAKD; via the coding sequence ATGGTCAAGGTCATCGCCTCTTCGGTCCGCAAGGGCAACGTTCTCGACGTCGACGGCAAGCTTTACGTCGTTCTCACCGCTCAGAACTTTCATCCGGGCAAGGGTACGCCGGTCACCCAGGTCGACATGCGCCGCATCGTTGACGGCGTGAAGGTTGCTGAGCGTTGGCGCACCACCGAACAGGTCGAGCGCGCCTTCGTCGAGGACGTGTCCTTCCAGTACCTCTATCAAGACGGCGAAGGCTTCCACTTCATGAACCCGAGCAACTACGATCAGGTCGTGGTTGATGTCGACACTATGGGCGATCAGAAGGTCTATCTGCAGGAAGGCATGTCCTGCATCCTCTCGATCTATGAAGGCCTTCCGCTGGCACTCGAGCTGCCTCGCCACGTCACGCTTGAGATCACCGAGACGGAACCGGTCGTCAAGGGCCAGACGGCATCGTCCTCCTACAAGCCGGCCATCCTGTCGAACGGCGTGCGCGCCATGGTGCCGCCGCACATCAATGCCGGCACTCGCGTCGTCATCGCGACGGAAGACAATTCCTACGTCGAACGCGCCAAGGACTGA
- a CDS encoding SIS domain-containing protein: protein MTDITDAYFSNLIGRLEELKQTLAEPMAQAAAVILDAAHGDKRVYVFGTGHSHMLAEEVHYRAGGLAFTVPVLVGSAMLHEGAVISSVYERTQGLVRPMLERYGMQPGDVIIIASNSGVNAAPIEAADYAREIGAKVIAITSIAYSSAIANGRRRLADAADVVLDNGLPPGDAVLDLEGTGLRVGPVSTAVGVTVINAIFAEVASELSKSGDAPVYLSANMPGAAEINQKLVQKYRPRNPHL from the coding sequence ATGACTGACATCACGGATGCCTATTTCTCCAACCTGATCGGCCGGCTGGAAGAATTGAAGCAGACGCTTGCCGAGCCGATGGCGCAGGCGGCGGCGGTTATCCTCGATGCTGCCCACGGCGACAAGCGCGTCTATGTCTTCGGCACTGGCCATTCGCATATGCTGGCGGAAGAGGTGCACTATCGTGCCGGCGGGCTCGCCTTCACCGTGCCGGTGCTCGTCGGCTCGGCGATGCTGCATGAGGGTGCGGTCATCAGTTCGGTCTATGAACGCACGCAGGGCCTGGTTCGGCCCATGTTGGAGCGTTACGGCATGCAGCCGGGCGATGTCATCATCATCGCCTCCAATTCGGGCGTCAATGCCGCGCCGATCGAAGCCGCCGACTACGCGCGAGAAATCGGCGCAAAGGTGATTGCCATCACTTCGATCGCCTATTCCTCAGCGATCGCCAATGGCCGCCGGCGGCTCGCCGACGCGGCCGATGTGGTGCTCGACAATGGGCTGCCACCGGGTGACGCCGTTCTCGACCTCGAAGGCACGGGGCTTCGGGTCGGGCCGGTCTCGACGGCGGTCGGGGTGACGGTCATCAATGCGATCTTCGCCGAGGTCGCCTCCGAGCTTTCGAAATCCGGCGATGCGCCGGTTTATCTCAGCGCCAACATGCCGGGTGCAGCCGAGATCAACCAGAAGCTTGTCCAGAAATACCGGCCGCGCAACCCGCATCTCTGA